Proteins from a single region of Acidobacteriota bacterium:
- a CDS encoding NUDIX hydrolase — MVRSGTADGGGKPPKMTDETPADSHQVEILEEREHYRFRQLFWVQESRLRFRHFDGSWSPEVTRVTFCQKVAVAVLLVDAEADTVVLVRQLRFPVLERQRHRGQPDGGAWLLEVPAGLQEAGESLEEVARREILEETGYRVEQGLEEVMVFYPSPGVSSEEVHLFRAVVSPDQRVEDGGGVADEHEDLEVVILPVERAFELLRRGEIRDGKTILALQHLALERLDGARSMTESRASKETGASEKTGVREDMSRVRRDES; from the coding sequence ATGGTACGCTCAGGCACCGCCGACGGCGGCGGAAAACCCCCGAAGATGACCGACGAAACCCCAGCCGACAGCCACCAGGTGGAGATCCTCGAGGAGCGGGAGCATTACCGCTTCCGTCAGCTCTTTTGGGTGCAGGAATCGCGGCTGCGCTTTCGTCACTTCGACGGCTCCTGGAGCCCCGAAGTCACACGGGTGACCTTCTGCCAGAAGGTCGCGGTGGCGGTTCTGTTGGTCGATGCCGAGGCGGATACGGTGGTTTTGGTGCGCCAGTTGCGGTTCCCGGTCCTCGAGCGCCAGCGGCATCGGGGCCAGCCGGACGGTGGCGCGTGGTTGCTGGAGGTGCCGGCGGGGTTGCAGGAAGCGGGGGAGAGCCTTGAGGAAGTCGCCCGGCGGGAGATTCTGGAAGAGACCGGCTATCGGGTGGAGCAGGGGCTGGAGGAGGTGATGGTCTTCTATCCCAGTCCGGGAGTGAGCTCCGAAGAGGTCCATCTCTTCCGGGCGGTGGTGAGCCCGGATCAGCGGGTGGAGGACGGCGGCGGCGTCGCCGACGAGCACGAGGACTTGGAAGTGGTGATCCTGCCGGTGGAGCGGGCCTTCGAGCTGCTGCGGCGGGGGGAGATCCGGGATGGCAAGACGATTCTGGCGCTGCAGCACTTGGCCCTCGAACGCCTCGATGGGGCCAGGTCGATGACAGAGAGCAGGGCCTCCAAAGAGACTGGGGCCTCGGAAAAGACCGGGGTCCGTGAGGATATGAGTCGGGTGAGGAGAGACGAATCTTGA
- a CDS encoding thioredoxin domain-containing protein — MTQSSQPTPEVPTSENSAPEKSASGSGPSEVQALAVLVATAGATALWSGHLWSQLLQSRGGADVVCVFGGSDCAQLWDSRFATAVHQATGVPVAGWGLAWGLTALLLALVALISSVRRKPAPGVRAALPWAAAGGVLAVGALVVVSGAQGQWCSSCSVVYFLTAVFAVTVFAFLGERGQQGSKLQGLLVVLAVFAGSYALMLYPGLRTPAAGAAQEALQSAPRSGGLEGFLTGLTPDLQQAVSQALGRHRAATTLPQPEMRAPLGDPAAPVRLTEFTDIRCSHCATLHQTLDALWNSAPKGSFVIDSRHFPLDGRCNPRLPPRDGEPVSCTAALARICFESQSKEQREAYATRLFDAQRELTLEQVFSFAEPVMDAAALRQCVQQPEVQQSLEDDLAFAWQHTPRGTPLVLINGREAVAFGPFLYAMILAGGDLYHPAFEQLPPPSLTPPGS; from the coding sequence ATGACTCAATCGTCGCAGCCCACGCCCGAAGTCCCTACTTCTGAGAATAGCGCTCCCGAAAAGAGCGCCTCCGGGAGTGGACCCTCCGAAGTTCAGGCCCTGGCCGTGCTGGTGGCCACCGCCGGCGCCACCGCGCTGTGGTCCGGCCACCTGTGGAGTCAGCTGCTGCAATCGCGGGGAGGCGCTGACGTGGTGTGCGTCTTCGGGGGCAGCGACTGCGCTCAACTCTGGGATTCACGCTTCGCCACCGCGGTGCATCAGGCCACCGGCGTGCCGGTGGCGGGTTGGGGGCTGGCCTGGGGGCTCACCGCTCTGCTCCTGGCGCTGGTCGCCTTGATCTCGTCGGTGCGCCGGAAGCCGGCGCCGGGGGTGCGGGCGGCGCTGCCCTGGGCGGCGGCGGGGGGCGTCCTGGCGGTGGGGGCCCTGGTGGTGGTGAGCGGTGCCCAGGGGCAGTGGTGCAGCAGCTGCTCGGTGGTCTACTTTCTCACCGCGGTCTTCGCGGTGACGGTCTTCGCCTTCTTGGGAGAGCGCGGCCAACAGGGTTCAAAGCTTCAGGGATTGTTGGTGGTGTTGGCGGTCTTTGCCGGCTCCTACGCCCTGATGCTCTATCCCGGTCTGCGCACCCCCGCCGCCGGCGCCGCTCAGGAAGCTCTTCAATCAGCGCCTCGAAGTGGCGGCCTGGAGGGCTTTTTGACTGGCCTCACTCCGGATCTGCAGCAGGCCGTGAGCCAGGCCTTGGGGCGGCATCGGGCTGCAACGACTCTGCCCCAGCCGGAAATGCGGGCGCCGCTGGGAGACCCCGCCGCGCCCGTGCGCCTCACCGAGTTCACCGACATCCGCTGCAGCCACTGCGCCACTCTGCACCAGACCTTGGATGCGTTGTGGAACAGTGCTCCGAAGGGCAGCTTCGTGATCGATTCCCGGCACTTCCCCCTCGACGGCCGGTGCAATCCGCGCCTGCCCCCGCGGGACGGGGAGCCGGTGAGCTGTACCGCGGCGCTGGCGCGCATTTGCTTCGAAAGCCAGTCCAAGGAGCAGCGGGAGGCCTACGCCACCCGTCTCTTCGACGCCCAGCGAGAGCTCACCCTGGAGCAGGTCTTCAGCTTCGCCGAACCGGTCATGGACGCTGCGGCCTTGCGGCAGTGCGTCCAGCAGCCGGAGGTCCAGCAGAGCCTGGAGGACGATCTGGCCTTCGCCTGGCAGCACACTCCCCGGGGCACGCCCTTGGTGCTGATCAACGGCCGCGAGGCGGTTGCCTTCGGGCCCTTCCTCTACGCCATGATCCTCGCCGGAGGGGACCTCTACCACCCGGCCTTCGAGCAGCTGCCGCCGCCTTCCCTGACGCCTCCTGGCTCGTGA
- a CDS encoding sigma-70 family RNA polymerase sigma factor, whose translation MSENSADKTSSAAEERNLIHRIADGDGEALGELYDRYSPLLLGLARRILRRDGDAEEVLQEVMLQVWKQAHRYEKSRSAVTTWLVLLTRSRAIDRLRSQRSRDRTLDAYQVETPVQKHASATASGTVLMNERRERLSTALADLPEEQRQVLELAFYSGLSQSEIAAAIDIPLGTVKTRTLLAMRKLRKALEGEMKELL comes from the coding sequence ATGAGCGAAAACTCCGCTGACAAAACATCTAGCGCCGCCGAAGAGCGCAACCTGATCCACCGCATCGCCGACGGCGACGGGGAGGCCCTCGGGGAGCTCTACGATCGCTACTCGCCGCTGCTGCTGGGCCTCGCCCGCCGCATCCTGCGCCGCGACGGCGATGCCGAGGAAGTACTCCAGGAGGTCATGCTGCAGGTCTGGAAGCAGGCGCACCGCTACGAGAAGAGCCGCTCCGCGGTGACCACCTGGCTGGTGCTCCTGACCCGCAGCCGAGCCATCGACCGGCTGCGCAGCCAGCGCAGTCGCGACCGCACCCTCGACGCCTACCAGGTGGAAACTCCGGTGCAAAAACATGCATCCGCCACCGCCTCCGGAACCGTATTGATGAACGAGCGGCGGGAACGACTCTCCACCGCCCTCGCGGATTTGCCGGAGGAACAGCGTCAGGTGTTGGAGCTAGCGTTTTACAGCGGCCTGAGCCAGAGCGAGATCGCCGCCGCCATCGACATCCCCCTGGGCACGGTGAAGACCCGGACCCTCCTCGCCATGCGCAAGCTGCGCAAGGCCCTGGAAGGTGAGATGAAGGAACTGCTATGA
- a CDS encoding anti-sigma factor, which yields MSAETNSQDALLEAVLAALEEDGPSADEELRSEGVRGHLQALALLPYALEPETPPQALRQQVMDRVRGASQTSDSAEAATVADLSQARRSSENRRLPAPPAGGALVWPWRLAAAVLALCVLGLGLFAFSLNQRLSQQEVALATLGDTLGPNSAAGPEATATEVARLQQQLDDLSQRFTMITTTAARLYPIRPQQASLQQSRVRGVMYVCSDHQRWYVNLQGLEPAPDGREYHLWFLTADGPVDARTFQVTAGQPAEMRDLTMPNGTRGVAVSLEPADEPHGPRPTGPILLKGDESMRI from the coding sequence ATGAGCGCCGAAACGAATTCCCAGGACGCCTTGCTGGAAGCGGTCCTGGCAGCGCTGGAAGAAGACGGCCCGTCTGCGGACGAGGAGTTGCGCTCCGAAGGAGTCCGCGGCCATCTGCAGGCCCTGGCCCTCCTGCCCTACGCCCTGGAACCCGAGACGCCGCCCCAGGCCCTGCGCCAGCAGGTGATGGACCGGGTGCGGGGAGCATCGCAGACCTCGGACTCAGCAGAAGCCGCCACCGTGGCGGATCTCTCGCAAGCCCGGCGTTCCTCGGAGAACCGGCGGCTCCCCGCTCCTCCGGCCGGCGGAGCCCTGGTGTGGCCCTGGCGGCTGGCCGCCGCGGTGCTCGCTCTCTGCGTCCTCGGTCTCGGCCTCTTCGCCTTCAGCCTCAACCAGCGCCTGAGCCAGCAGGAGGTCGCCCTCGCCACCCTCGGCGACACCCTGGGGCCGAATTCGGCGGCGGGTCCGGAAGCCACCGCCACCGAGGTAGCGCGGCTCCAGCAACAGCTGGACGACCTCAGCCAGCGCTTCACCATGATCACCACCACCGCTGCCCGGCTCTATCCCATCCGGCCACAGCAGGCTTCGCTGCAGCAGTCCCGGGTGCGCGGCGTGATGTACGTGTGCTCCGACCATCAGCGCTGGTACGTCAACCTCCAGGGATTGGAACCGGCCCCCGACGGCCGCGAGTACCATCTGTGGTTCCTCACCGCCGATGGCCCGGTGGACGCCCGCACCTTCCAGGTCACCGCCGGCCAGCCCGCCGAGATGCGCGACCTGACCATGCCCAACGGCACCCGCGGCGTCGCCGTCTCCCTGGAGCCGGCGGACGAGCCCCACGGCCCCCGGCCCACCGGTCCGATCCTGCTCAAGGGCGACGAGTCCATGCGCATCTGA
- a CDS encoding amino acid adenylation domain-containing protein, with protein sequence MILFPGQDPSTSRRKRSSKSWSHRPLKLAAARVEDADGVPLTLAQQRLWLLEQLSPAGRSHQWVVAWELSGALDPSRLEAALAVVVERHEILRSSFSTSEDGPIQRVGGGRHRSHEPRRQPRCRRLDLSRLDPGRARIEAVALAQTLPGVSLQARQPRLVRSLLLHLDATTALWMVAVPAMVFDEGSAEILGAEVRELYGALAERRSSNLSPPPIQFADFAIWQRQFLDGDEAEQHLDFWRQHLHGWPAAAGLPADRPAARQTGALAATADRILPAETAQALAFLAAQVSTPAVLVASLGALLSRLTGRDRQIIGWELAARPVPELTTLVGPLANAVPVPTAVIGGTSFDQHLESVAHTLQQVQDRGDLPYDRLLEELRPERDRRSAPLAPVALVVRRHGRQPPSAGGVVFRRTSVGRRARRGHHELVLELTLGQWVESRWLFDDGRFDAGTVERLAETFQRFLAAAVTDPAAGIHDLPLMSEVQRHQLLVEWGPGLTSASGGSIHQHIARWAHRTPDALAVGGEDGETCTYGELEDRAGALARWLRALGVGHGDRVCLCFGGTAAAVVAMLGVLKTGAAYVPLDPAFPRRRIELIARDAKPAAVVTERRWIDRMPRGGCPSICLEKDSLPLEGGRVAVPVAETATAYVLYTPGSHGELQGVEVPHRALTRRLVPHPLLSLDVDDGVAQTSGLASEVAALEVWGTLLCGARLESLSVDVALDPQRLAAAIEERHITVLYLSNAVLQQVAEQRPDAFAGVRRLLVGGEGVSPESLERIRSFGPPSRLLQVYGPAETTGIATCHDLLSAPLERSTNPVGGPVQGIRAYLLDRRGSLQPATAVGELYLAGDGLANGYFRRPRWTAEHFLPDPFSRQPGERLFRTGDLARWSHDGGLEVLGRLDQQVRIRGYRVEPEEIEARLLRHPEVGQCAVLCREDGAGNRRLVAYVVRDYFPWREALAQLPTGPSDAPPTSTESSGTGFGDPEGWNAARAALELLAGESPERVLEIGCGRGELTLQLAPRCVEYWATDPSAISVADLQRRLEQQSDQSLASVRVLQRRAEDLEGLGNSGFDLVVLHEAVRFFPDSGYLERILCQALELVCPGGRVVLAGLRNRSLLPALHLDESLHRASPSLPLALLRDRVQRAVEEDDQLAVDPGFFHRRRDSWPALASIAVRPSGGPRAVTDSAAARFHFDVELRRASEDASPAATPVAWRDWRRSGLTLDRLVRNLELRRPEVLGLVQVPNRKLYREIEALRWLQEESFGARVEDLAAHLETLKAEPGSVPGLAPEDLQHLARRCHYRLDISWSRCDGEGRFDILLRRLDGEDVLAPPVFPQPELSIPRPSDLNPAIGRLVPRLREYLEATLPVYMVPSAIVLMESLPREPDARLDRGALPAPETMSRPAGEVYVPPGSPTEELLSGLWAEILGLDRVGAEDNFFELGGQSLLAAEMVAAVRQTFQLDFSLADFFAGPTVSQLAQDLDRLLVQKVEEMVDGEG encoded by the coding sequence ATGATTCTCTTCCCCGGGCAGGATCCCTCCACCTCCCGCCGTAAGAGATCCTCCAAGTCCTGGTCCCACCGTCCCCTGAAGCTGGCAGCGGCTCGCGTTGAGGACGCCGATGGCGTTCCCCTCACCCTCGCCCAGCAAAGGCTTTGGCTCCTCGAACAACTTTCGCCGGCAGGCCGCTCTCACCAATGGGTGGTGGCCTGGGAGCTTTCCGGTGCCCTCGACCCCAGTCGTCTGGAGGCGGCCCTGGCGGTGGTGGTGGAGCGCCACGAGATCCTCCGCAGTAGTTTTTCCACCTCCGAGGACGGTCCGATCCAGCGGGTGGGCGGGGGCCGGCACCGCTCTCACGAGCCTCGCCGTCAGCCTCGCTGCCGGCGCCTGGACCTCAGCCGGCTGGATCCTGGCCGGGCTCGTATCGAGGCGGTGGCGTTGGCCCAGACTCTCCCTGGAGTCTCCCTGCAGGCGCGGCAGCCGCGGCTGGTGCGCTCCCTGCTGTTGCACCTCGATGCCACGACCGCCCTGTGGATGGTGGCGGTGCCGGCGATGGTCTTCGACGAAGGCTCCGCCGAGATCCTCGGCGCGGAGGTTCGGGAGCTCTACGGTGCCTTGGCGGAGCGCCGATCGTCCAATCTCAGCCCGCCGCCGATTCAATTCGCCGACTTCGCCATTTGGCAGCGCCAATTCCTCGACGGCGACGAAGCGGAGCAGCACTTGGACTTCTGGCGCCAGCATCTCCACGGCTGGCCCGCCGCCGCCGGGTTGCCGGCGGACCGTCCCGCCGCCCGCCAGACCGGGGCCCTCGCCGCCACCGCCGACCGCATTCTGCCGGCGGAAACCGCCCAGGCTTTGGCCTTCTTGGCGGCCCAGGTCTCCACCCCTGCGGTGCTCGTCGCCAGCCTCGGCGCGCTGCTCAGCCGGCTGACGGGGAGGGATCGCCAGATCATTGGCTGGGAGCTGGCGGCCCGCCCGGTGCCGGAGCTCACCACCCTCGTCGGTCCTCTCGCCAACGCCGTACCGGTGCCGACGGCGGTGATCGGCGGTACCTCCTTCGACCAACACCTGGAATCCGTTGCCCACACCCTGCAGCAAGTGCAGGACCGCGGTGACCTTCCCTACGATCGCTTGTTGGAGGAGCTGCGCCCTGAACGGGACCGCCGCTCGGCGCCGCTGGCACCGGTGGCTCTGGTGGTGCGCCGCCACGGTCGGCAGCCGCCCAGCGCCGGCGGCGTGGTCTTCCGGCGCACCAGCGTCGGCCGCCGGGCTCGCCGGGGGCATCACGAGCTGGTGCTGGAGCTGACTTTGGGGCAGTGGGTGGAGAGTCGCTGGCTCTTCGATGACGGCCGCTTCGACGCCGGCACCGTCGAGCGGCTGGCGGAGACCTTTCAGCGTTTCCTGGCGGCGGCGGTGACCGACCCCGCCGCGGGAATTCATGATCTGCCGTTGATGTCCGAGGTCCAGCGCCACCAGCTGTTGGTGGAATGGGGGCCGGGGCTGACCAGCGCCAGCGGCGGTTCCATCCACCAGCACATCGCCCGATGGGCCCATCGCACTCCGGATGCCCTGGCGGTAGGAGGGGAGGACGGCGAGACCTGTACCTACGGTGAGCTGGAGGACCGGGCCGGAGCCCTGGCCCGCTGGCTCCGAGCTCTCGGTGTAGGTCATGGAGACCGGGTCTGCCTGTGTTTCGGCGGTACCGCAGCGGCGGTGGTGGCGATGTTGGGGGTGCTCAAGACCGGGGCCGCCTACGTTCCCCTGGATCCTGCCTTCCCCCGTCGCCGCATCGAGCTCATCGCTCGGGACGCCAAGCCGGCGGCGGTGGTGACGGAGCGTCGTTGGATCGATCGCATGCCCCGGGGCGGCTGTCCGAGCATCTGTCTGGAGAAGGACTCCCTCCCGTTGGAAGGGGGGCGTGTGGCGGTGCCGGTGGCGGAGACCGCCACCGCCTACGTGCTCTACACCCCGGGCTCCCACGGGGAGCTCCAGGGGGTGGAAGTGCCCCACCGGGCCCTGACCCGCCGGCTGGTTCCCCATCCCCTGCTGAGCCTCGACGTCGACGACGGTGTGGCTCAAACGTCGGGCCTGGCCTCGGAAGTGGCGGCGCTGGAAGTTTGGGGCACCCTGCTCTGTGGGGCTCGGTTGGAGAGCCTGTCGGTGGACGTGGCCCTGGATCCTCAGCGTTTGGCGGCGGCCATCGAAGAACGGCACATCACCGTGCTCTACCTCTCCAACGCCGTGCTGCAACAGGTCGCTGAGCAGCGTCCGGATGCCTTCGCCGGGGTGCGCCGTCTGCTGGTGGGGGGGGAAGGAGTCTCGCCGGAGTCGCTGGAGCGGATTCGCAGCTTCGGACCGCCGAGCCGCCTGCTGCAGGTCTACGGCCCTGCCGAGACCACCGGCATCGCCACCTGTCACGATCTGCTGTCCGCGCCGCTGGAGCGCTCCACCAACCCGGTGGGAGGCCCGGTCCAGGGGATTCGGGCTTACCTTTTGGACCGCCGCGGCAGCCTGCAGCCGGCAACGGCGGTGGGAGAGCTCTACCTGGCCGGCGACGGTCTCGCCAACGGTTACTTCCGGCGTCCCCGTTGGACCGCTGAACACTTCCTGCCGGACCCTTTCAGCCGGCAACCGGGAGAGCGACTCTTCCGCACCGGCGATCTGGCCCGCTGGTCCCACGACGGTGGGTTGGAAGTTCTTGGCCGCCTCGATCAGCAGGTGCGGATCCGGGGCTACCGGGTGGAGCCGGAGGAGATCGAGGCACGGCTGCTGCGTCATCCGGAGGTTGGTCAATGCGCCGTCCTGTGCCGGGAAGACGGCGCCGGCAACCGGCGGCTGGTGGCCTATGTGGTGCGTGACTACTTCCCCTGGCGGGAAGCCCTGGCCCAGTTGCCGACGGGGCCATCAGACGCGCCGCCGACGTCCACCGAAAGCAGCGGCACCGGATTCGGCGACCCCGAGGGCTGGAACGCCGCCCGCGCTGCCTTGGAGTTGCTCGCCGGGGAATCTCCGGAGCGGGTGCTGGAGATCGGCTGCGGACGCGGTGAGCTGACGCTGCAGCTGGCACCGCGCTGCGTCGAGTATTGGGCTACCGATCCTTCCGCCATTTCCGTGGCGGATCTGCAGCGGCGCCTCGAACAACAATCGGATCAGAGTCTCGCCTCGGTGCGGGTGTTGCAGCGTCGGGCCGAGGACCTGGAAGGTCTCGGCAACAGTGGCTTCGATCTGGTGGTGCTCCACGAGGCGGTCCGATTCTTCCCCGATTCCGGCTACCTGGAGCGCATCCTGTGCCAGGCGTTGGAATTGGTGTGCCCCGGAGGGCGGGTGGTGCTCGCCGGGTTGCGCAACCGCTCCTTGCTGCCCGCTCTACATCTCGACGAGAGCTTGCATCGGGCTTCGCCCTCGCTGCCTTTGGCATTGTTGCGGGATCGGGTCCAGCGGGCAGTGGAGGAGGACGACCAGCTGGCGGTGGATCCGGGCTTCTTCCATCGCCGCCGCGACTCCTGGCCCGCCCTCGCTTCCATCGCGGTGCGGCCCAGCGGCGGGCCGAGAGCGGTCACCGATAGCGCCGCTGCGCGTTTCCACTTCGACGTCGAGCTGCGGCGGGCCTCCGAGGATGCTTCGCCGGCGGCGACGCCGGTGGCCTGGCGGGACTGGCGCCGTAGCGGCCTGACCCTCGACCGGCTGGTGCGCAACCTGGAGCTTCGCCGGCCGGAAGTCCTAGGCCTGGTGCAGGTTCCCAACCGCAAGCTGTACCGCGAGATCGAAGCGCTCCGCTGGTTGCAGGAGGAGAGCTTTGGCGCGCGGGTCGAGGACCTCGCCGCTCACCTGGAGACCCTGAAGGCGGAGCCCGGATCGGTGCCGGGGTTGGCGCCGGAGGATCTTCAGCACCTGGCCCGCCGCTGCCACTACCGACTGGACATCAGCTGGAGCCGCTGCGACGGCGAGGGCCGCTTCGACATCCTGCTCCGGCGCCTCGACGGCGAGGACGTCCTGGCCCCGCCGGTCTTCCCCCAGCCCGAGCTGTCCATCCCCCGCCCCTCGGACCTCAATCCGGCCATCGGTCGCTTGGTACCGCGGCTGCGGGAGTATTTGGAGGCGACGCTGCCGGTGTACATGGTGCCGTCCGCCATCGTGTTGATGGAATCCCTGCCCCGAGAGCCCGACGCTCGTCTCGACCGCGGTGCCTTGCCCGCTCCGGAGACCATGAGCCGCCCCGCCGGCGAGGTCTACGTCCCCCCCGGCTCACCCACGGAAGAGCTCCTCAGCGGTCTGTGGGCGGAAATCCTGGGCCTCGACCGCGTCGGCGCCGAGGACAACTTCTTCGAGCTCGGCGGCCAATCCCTCCTCGCCGCCGAAATGGTCGCCGCCGTGCGCCAAACCTTCCAGCTCGACTTCTCCCTAGCCGACTTCTTCGCCGGCCCTACCGTCTCCCAACTCGCTCAAGACCTCGACCGCCTGCTGGTGCAGAAGGTGGAGGAGATGGTGGACGGGGAGGGGTGA
- the cdd gene encoding cytidine deaminase — translation MEDLEEMIRRAREAMAKAYAPYSQFPVGACVRGVSGTLYAGCNVENASFPEGWCAETSALAALVLAGEQRIEAAVVVTAGDEPCSPCGGCRQRLSEFAAPDTPILLCFGEDGRQATTIGELLPLAFDGHLLPGAAPSGSS, via the coding sequence ATGGAAGATCTCGAAGAGATGATCCGCCGCGCCCGGGAAGCCATGGCGAAAGCCTACGCACCCTACTCCCAGTTTCCCGTGGGCGCTTGTGTGCGGGGGGTCTCCGGAACGCTCTACGCCGGCTGCAACGTGGAGAATGCCTCCTTCCCCGAAGGTTGGTGTGCCGAGACCTCGGCGCTGGCGGCGCTGGTGCTGGCGGGGGAACAGCGCATCGAAGCGGCGGTGGTGGTCACCGCCGGGGACGAGCCCTGCTCCCCCTGCGGTGGCTGCCGCCAGCGGCTGAGCGAGTTCGCCGCCCCCGACACGCCCATCCTGCTCTGCTTCGGTGAAGATGGCCGCCAGGCCACCACCATCGGGGAGTTGCTACCCCTGGCCTTCGATGGCCACCTGCTCCCCGGCGCGGCCCCTTCCGGGAGCTCTTGA
- a CDS encoding NYN domain-containing protein translates to MSKSGIKLGIYVDGANLARNGGFGMRYDVLREFAGRDGAEAIRLNVYVTFDAERAQDDGQYRRRQLGYFSSLRDFGYKVIEKEVRWYRDELGNRVGKANADLEMAVDALLQSANLDRVLLVTGDGDFVQVVRALQNRGCRVEVLAFDNISSELRREADLFLSGYLVPQLLPPEGRERAEWGRIGSRVRGLCYNHFDEGYGFFRYMTRVGPGLWITDTRQPGSLYQSVFFHDSQLPEQVNVRDLPSRRMIFEFELAPSERKDGGAQAENITLAGAIP, encoded by the coding sequence TTGAGCAAGAGCGGAATCAAGCTTGGAATCTATGTGGACGGCGCCAACCTGGCGCGCAACGGCGGCTTTGGGATGCGTTACGACGTGCTGCGAGAGTTCGCCGGCCGCGACGGTGCCGAAGCCATCCGGCTCAACGTCTACGTCACCTTCGACGCCGAGCGGGCCCAGGACGATGGCCAGTACCGGCGCCGGCAGCTGGGGTATTTCTCCAGTCTGCGGGACTTCGGTTACAAGGTGATCGAAAAGGAAGTGCGCTGGTACCGGGACGAGTTGGGGAATCGGGTGGGCAAGGCCAATGCGGATCTCGAGATGGCGGTGGACGCGCTGCTCCAGAGCGCCAACCTGGATCGCGTGCTGCTGGTCACCGGCGACGGCGATTTCGTCCAGGTAGTGCGGGCGTTGCAGAACCGCGGCTGCCGGGTGGAGGTGCTGGCCTTCGACAATATCTCGTCGGAGCTGCGGCGGGAGGCGGACCTCTTCCTCTCCGGCTACCTGGTCCCGCAGCTGCTGCCACCGGAGGGCCGGGAACGTGCCGAGTGGGGGCGCATCGGCTCCCGGGTGCGAGGCTTGTGCTACAACCACTTTGATGAAGGGTACGGCTTCTTCCGCTACATGACCCGGGTCGGCCCGGGGCTGTGGATCACCGACACCCGCCAGCCCGGCTCTCTCTATCAAAGCGTCTTCTTCCACGACTCCCAGCTGCCGGAGCAGGTCAACGTTCGCGACTTGCCCAGTCGGAGGATGATCTTCGAATTCGAGCTAGCGCCGTCGGAACGCAAGGACGGTGGCGCTCAGGCGGAGAACATCACCCTCGCCGGAGCAATCCCCTGA